A part of Thermococcus sp. SY098 genomic DNA contains:
- a CDS encoding 4Fe-4S binding protein — MSEIPHYLREGFITVEELRQVIELPSEERLRRRPVAIPECPQEIPCTPCKEICPTNAVLMENPNAIPIVDYEKCIGCSLCVQICPGLAFFMVHYVGDKARVTMPHELLPVPKVGEEVVLLNRVGEEVGKGKVITVVPREKSKGDTPIITVEMPIELAWDVRAVRVVRE, encoded by the coding sequence ATGAGTGAAATCCCGCACTACCTCAGAGAGGGATTCATAACAGTTGAAGAGCTCAGGCAAGTCATAGAGCTTCCCAGCGAGGAGCGATTGAGGAGAAGACCTGTTGCAATTCCTGAATGTCCTCAGGAAATTCCATGTACACCATGTAAAGAAATCTGCCCCACAAACGCTGTTCTTATGGAAAATCCAAATGCAATTCCGATCGTTGATTACGAGAAGTGCATTGGCTGTTCTCTCTGTGTGCAGATTTGTCCCGGCTTGGCATTCTTCATGGTTCACTACGTTGGTGACAAAGCCAGGGTTACTATGCCGCATGAGCTTTTACCGGTCCCAAAGGTTGGGGAGGAGGTGGTTTTGCTCAACAGGGTCGGAGAAGAAGTGGGGAAAGGAAAAGTGATTACAGTGGTGCCAAGGGAGAAGAGCAAAGGGGATACGCCAATAATAACGGTTGAAATGCCAATTGAGCTTGCGTGGGATGTTAGGGCTGTCAGGGTGGTGAGAGAATGA
- a CDS encoding FAD-dependent oxidoreductase: MRLTEHPVLDFQKKRGRKITIYFEGQPVEAYEGETIVMALHAAGIRVLGYSVHKHRPRGLFCAIGKCSSCLMTVNGIPNVRTCITLVEEGMDIRMQQEKPILPKNAKPPEWREAEKVSGDIVIIGGGPAGLMAAINAADAGAKVILLDENPMLGGQLVKQTHKFFGKREQFAGVRGIKIAEILEEEVRKRENIEIFLETSAIMLLQDGDEKLVVGVRKNKELVEFRGKAVIVATGAMEKMIPFEGNDLPGVYGAGAIQTLMNTYGVKPGDRVLIVGAGNVGLILAYQLIQAGVEVRAIVEAMPKIGGYFVHAAKVRRLGVPILTRHTILRAEGKEKVERAVVAQIDERWRPIPGTEKVFDVDVIALAVGLRPSIELLHQVGCQIKYVPELGGHVVIRDSRMETTIRGIFVAGDSAGIEEATTAMLEGKIAGIAAALEISSASPEWLKEIEKAQKELDEFRAGPFGRKVLEGIKKVVVE; encoded by the coding sequence ATGAGGCTCACTGAACACCCTGTTCTTGATTTTCAAAAAAAGCGTGGCAGAAAAATTACAATCTATTTTGAGGGACAACCAGTTGAGGCATATGAAGGAGAAACAATAGTCATGGCATTACATGCTGCTGGTATAAGAGTCCTTGGATACAGTGTTCACAAACACAGACCTCGGGGCTTGTTCTGTGCAATTGGAAAGTGCTCCTCATGTTTAATGACAGTGAACGGAATTCCAAACGTAAGAACATGCATAACACTCGTTGAAGAGGGCATGGATATAAGAATGCAACAAGAGAAGCCAATACTGCCCAAGAATGCAAAACCTCCAGAATGGAGGGAGGCAGAAAAAGTTTCTGGTGATATAGTGATTATTGGTGGAGGACCTGCTGGACTTATGGCTGCAATAAATGCTGCTGATGCCGGAGCTAAGGTCATCCTTCTTGATGAGAATCCAATGCTTGGTGGCCAGCTGGTAAAGCAGACCCATAAGTTCTTTGGAAAGAGAGAGCAGTTTGCAGGAGTTAGAGGGATCAAGATAGCGGAAATTTTAGAGGAAGAAGTTAGAAAAAGGGAAAACATAGAGATTTTCCTTGAAACTTCAGCGATAATGCTTCTCCAAGATGGAGATGAAAAGCTCGTAGTTGGGGTCAGGAAAAATAAAGAGCTCGTGGAATTCAGAGGAAAAGCTGTTATTGTGGCAACTGGAGCAATGGAAAAGATGATACCTTTTGAGGGCAACGACTTACCCGGTGTTTACGGAGCGGGAGCCATTCAGACATTAATGAACACATATGGAGTCAAGCCGGGAGATAGGGTTCTCATTGTTGGCGCCGGAAACGTTGGATTAATCTTAGCCTATCAGCTAATCCAAGCTGGTGTTGAAGTAAGGGCAATAGTTGAGGCTATGCCAAAGATTGGAGGCTATTTCGTTCACGCAGCAAAGGTTAGAAGATTGGGTGTTCCAATTCTGACGAGACACACAATCCTTAGAGCTGAAGGGAAAGAAAAGGTTGAAAGGGCAGTTGTTGCTCAGATTGACGAAAGATGGAGACCAATTCCGGGAACCGAGAAAGTATTTGATGTTGATGTAATTGCCTTAGCCGTTGGACTAAGGCCAAGCATAGAGCTCCTTCATCAGGTCGGCTGTCAGATTAAATACGTCCCAGAGCTTGGGGGGCATGTTGTGATTAGAGACAGCAGAATGGAAACGACAATTAGGGGAATCTTTGTTGCAGGAGATTCGGCGGGAATTGAGGAGGCAACAACGGCAATGCTTGAAGGAAAGATAGCTGGAATTGCTGCTGCTCTGGAGATTAGCTCTGCTTCACCAGAATGGCTCAAAGAGATAGAGAAAGCCCAGAAAGAGCTTGACGAGTTTAGAGCCGGACCATTTGGTAGGAAAGTTCTTGAGGGTATTAAGAAGGTGGTGGTAGAATGA
- a CDS encoding FAD-binding oxidoreductase, with protein sequence MRSEIVIIGGGIIGVTLAYELAKRGEQVTVLEKKYIGSGSTFRCGTGIRQQFTDEANIKVMKRSVELWKKYSEELGFPFKQTGYLFLLYDDEEVEEFRKNIKLQNSLGVPTRLITPEEAKEIVPVLDTSEVIAASWNPTDGKADPFFATTAFAREARKLGAEILEYTEAKDIIVEEGEIKGVKTNKGIIETGIIVNAANAWAKLINAMAKIPIKIPIEPYKHQGVITQPLKEGQIDPMVISLKYNDAYLTQTEHGGIIGGVGVEYGPTYDLTPTYEFIREVSKAFTKIIPVLGELLILRTWAGFYAKTPDSNPAIGRIEEIDEFYIAAGFSGHGFMMAPAVAEMLADLITKGRTDLPIEWYDPYRFERGELRETALQMG encoded by the coding sequence ATGAGGAGTGAGATTGTTATCATTGGTGGGGGGATTATTGGAGTTACACTTGCCTATGAGCTTGCGAAAAGAGGAGAGCAGGTTACAGTGCTGGAAAAGAAGTATATTGGTTCGGGCTCAACTTTTAGATGTGGGACTGGAATAAGACAGCAGTTTACTGATGAAGCCAATATTAAGGTCATGAAGCGTTCAGTTGAGCTGTGGAAGAAATACAGTGAAGAACTCGGTTTTCCATTTAAGCAAACGGGATATCTATTTCTTCTCTATGACGATGAGGAAGTGGAGGAGTTTAGGAAAAATATAAAGCTCCAGAACAGTCTTGGAGTTCCCACAAGGCTGATAACTCCAGAAGAGGCTAAAGAGATTGTCCCTGTTTTGGATACGAGTGAGGTTATTGCAGCATCATGGAATCCAACTGATGGAAAAGCTGACCCATTCTTTGCCACAACTGCGTTTGCAAGGGAAGCAAGAAAGCTTGGTGCTGAAATCTTAGAGTATACCGAGGCAAAGGACATAATAGTTGAGGAAGGTGAGATAAAAGGAGTTAAAACAAATAAAGGTATAATTGAAACCGGGATTATTGTAAATGCCGCAAATGCATGGGCTAAGCTGATTAACGCAATGGCTAAAATTCCAATTAAAATCCCGATTGAACCATATAAACATCAGGGAGTTATTACACAGCCACTTAAGGAAGGACAGATCGACCCAATGGTGATATCCTTGAAGTATAATGATGCATATTTAACTCAAACAGAACATGGTGGTATTATTGGGGGAGTAGGTGTTGAATACGGCCCTACCTACGATTTAACCCCCACTTATGAGTTTATAAGAGAAGTTAGTAAAGCATTTACAAAGATAATTCCAGTTCTTGGTGAGCTTTTAATCCTTAGAACATGGGCTGGGTTCTATGCCAAAACCCCAGACAGCAATCCAGCAATTGGCAGGATAGAGGAGATTGATGAATTTTACATTGCTGCCGGCTTTAGTGGACATGGCTTTATGATGGCTCCAGCTGTTGCTGAGATGCTTGCAGATTTGATAACAAAAGGAAGAACTGATTTGCCAATTGAATGGTATGACCCATATCGCTTTGAGCGTGGAGAGTTAAGGGAAACCGCACTTCAGATGGGATGA
- a CDS encoding (2Fe-2S)-binding protein, with protein MIKLNIDLEKINPEEVFICGCDVTLKDILDLIDQGITDIQLIKRLTHVGMGFCQGRYCIDTVARIIAWKTGKDLKEIKLPVARTPIRPVKMKVMADEE; from the coding sequence ATGATTAAGCTCAACATTGATCTGGAAAAGATCAATCCAGAAGAAGTTTTTATCTGTGGATGTGATGTTACGCTGAAAGACATTCTTGACTTAATTGATCAGGGGATTACAGACATCCAATTAATTAAACGGTTGACCCATGTTGGTATGGGTTTCTGCCAGGGGAGATACTGCATTGACACGGTGGCTCGGATAATTGCATGGAAGACAGGGAAGGATTTGAAGGAGATAAAGCTGCCGGTTGCCAGAACGCCAATCAGACCAGTGAAAATGAAGGTGATGGCAGATGAGGAGTGA
- a CDS encoding FAD-dependent oxidoreductase, translated as MRPLDLYEKDSSKKVTIYFEGKSLEAYEGEPIHVALLANGIKWITLSGHGRKRGAFTFGPVLVTVNGVRNYDGRKTKVWDGMKIEMQSYMEPLPEHLGEMGKVERYYTDVVIVGSGAAGLGAALEMQDSLDVVIFEEKGRLGWGLLKRSVPLSNGKKPKEFRKELVERLRVKAFTRTPVLGVFRDGDYFVVVANKENDLIEVTAKRVVVSTGGIAKFALFENNEMPGVFREDFVLELLNIWGVKPGNKITLYGSNSQNIAREFENHGLNYILIENPIVRAEGENEVERVVDVKGNVYETDALIIAEGYRPDIHLAQQVGAEITYVEDLGGYLPLRNKRNEIVDGVYIAGNASWIKGSYENYLEGRLVGAYILEEFGFKSNVDQIKEEFLKKIGDKASLLEEVIL; from the coding sequence CTTGAAGCATACGAAGGAGAGCCGATTCACGTTGCACTGCTCGCAAATGGGATAAAGTGGATTACACTGAGCGGACATGGACGAAAAAGGGGGGCATTTACTTTCGGTCCAGTTCTCGTAACTGTTAATGGTGTCAGGAACTATGATGGCAGAAAGACTAAGGTTTGGGATGGGATGAAAATTGAAATGCAGAGCTATATGGAGCCCCTGCCGGAACATTTGGGAGAAATGGGCAAAGTTGAAAGGTATTATACTGATGTTGTGATTGTTGGCAGCGGTGCTGCGGGATTAGGGGCTGCTTTGGAAATGCAAGACAGTCTTGATGTTGTGATTTTTGAGGAGAAAGGAAGATTAGGCTGGGGCTTACTGAAGAGGAGCGTGCCTCTCAGTAATGGCAAGAAACCAAAAGAATTTAGAAAGGAACTTGTTGAACGGCTCAGGGTTAAAGCCTTTACAAGGACGCCAGTTCTTGGTGTCTTTCGTGACGGGGATTATTTTGTTGTAGTTGCAAATAAGGAAAATGATTTAATAGAGGTTACAGCTAAGAGGGTTGTCGTTTCAACAGGAGGGATAGCAAAATTTGCACTGTTTGAGAACAACGAAATGCCCGGCGTATTTAGAGAGGATTTTGTTCTTGAATTGTTAAACATCTGGGGCGTCAAACCTGGGAACAAGATAACACTCTACGGCAGCAATTCTCAAAATATTGCCAGAGAATTTGAGAATCATGGTTTAAATTATATCCTTATTGAAAATCCGATAGTAAGAGCAGAAGGTGAGAACGAGGTTGAGAGGGTTGTAGATGTAAAAGGGAATGTTTATGAGACAGATGCTTTGATAATCGCCGAGGGATACAGACCTGATATTCATTTAGCACAGCAGGTGGGGGCTGAGATAACGTATGTGGAAGATCTGGGTGGTTATCTTCCCCTTAGGAACAAAAGAAATGAGATTGTTGACGGAGTTTATATAGCTGGAAACGCTTCTTGGATTAAAGGAAGTTACGAGAACTATCTCGAGGGCAGATTGGTTGGAGCTTATATCCTTGAGGAATTTGGATTCAAAAGCAATGTTGATCAAATAAAAGAGGAGTTTCTCAAGAAAATTGGGGACAAAGCATCTCTTCTTGAGGAGGTGATTTTATGA